From a single Aliidongia dinghuensis genomic region:
- the pseC gene encoding UDP-4-amino-4,6-dideoxy-N-acetyl-beta-L-altrosamine transaminase, with product MSVADSAERFLPYGRQAIDDTDIAAVVEVLKGDYLTTGPKVAAFEAALAAKLGARFAVSNSSGTAALHLACLALGLGPGDAAIVPSVTFLATANAVRMVGADVVFADVDPDNGLMRPEDLEAAFARADAAGLKVRAVFPVHLAGQCADMTSLSALARRRGAAVVEDACHAIGAYHACGDGAAAAVGSCRLSDMAILSFHPVKTVAAGEGGAVTTNDPALARRLERLRAHGMVRDGAEFENADMAFDETGRANPWYYEMPEIGWNYRLSDIHAALALSQLERLDGFVETRRALARRYDDLLAPLAPRIEPIRRSRFSMPAWHLYSVLIDFTGAGTERAQVMNRLRAQGIGTQVHYIPVHRQPYYRKLNPGLVLPGAERYYARTLSLPLFVGMTPADVKRIVARLNDAVGVSAVREAS from the coding sequence ATGAGCGTTGCCGATTCCGCGGAACGGTTCCTGCCCTATGGCCGGCAGGCGATCGACGACACCGACATCGCCGCGGTCGTCGAGGTTCTGAAAGGCGATTACCTGACGACCGGCCCCAAGGTCGCGGCGTTCGAAGCCGCCCTCGCGGCGAAGCTCGGCGCGCGCTTCGCCGTCAGCAACTCGAGCGGCACCGCGGCGCTGCACCTCGCCTGCCTGGCGCTGGGCCTGGGCCCGGGCGATGCCGCCATCGTGCCGTCGGTAACGTTTCTTGCCACCGCCAACGCAGTGCGCATGGTGGGCGCTGACGTCGTCTTCGCCGACGTCGACCCCGACAACGGCCTGATGCGGCCGGAAGACCTGGAGGCCGCCTTCGCGCGCGCCGACGCGGCCGGGCTCAAGGTCCGCGCCGTCTTCCCGGTTCACCTGGCCGGCCAATGCGCGGATATGACCAGCCTTTCGGCCCTCGCCCGCCGGCGCGGCGCCGCCGTCGTCGAGGACGCGTGCCACGCCATCGGCGCCTATCACGCCTGCGGCGACGGCGCCGCGGCGGCGGTCGGCAGCTGCCGGTTGTCGGACATGGCGATCCTGTCGTTTCACCCGGTCAAGACCGTGGCCGCCGGCGAGGGCGGTGCCGTCACCACCAACGATCCGGCGCTGGCCCGGCGGCTCGAGCGCTTGCGCGCGCACGGCATGGTGCGTGACGGCGCCGAATTCGAGAACGCCGACATGGCGTTCGACGAGACCGGCCGGGCCAACCCCTGGTACTACGAAATGCCCGAGATCGGCTGGAACTACCGGCTGTCGGACATCCACGCGGCGCTCGCGCTCAGCCAGCTCGAGCGGCTCGACGGATTCGTCGAGACGCGGCGTGCGCTCGCCCGGCGGTACGACGATCTCCTGGCGCCGCTCGCCCCGCGCATCGAGCCGATCCGGCGCAGCCGCTTTTCCATGCCGGCCTGGCATCTCTATTCGGTGCTGATCGATTTCACCGGTGCCGGGACCGAACGCGCGCAGGTGATGAACCGGCTGCGCGCCCAGGGCATCGGGACCCAGGTGCACTACATACCGGTGCACCGGCAACCCTACTACCGCAAGCTCAATCCCGGGCTCGTGCTGCCGGGTGCCGAGCGATATTATGCCCGCACCTTGTCGTTGCCCCTGTTCGTCGGCATGACGCCCGCGGACGTCAAGCGCATTGTCGCGCGTCTCAACGATGCCGTCGGCGTCTCCGCGGTCCGGGAGGCCTCATGA
- a CDS encoding efflux RND transporter permease subunit: MAISEPFIRRPVATTLLAIGIMLLGIVAYRQLAVAALPNVDLPIIRVWATLPGADPETVASSLATPLERQLGTISGLNQITSINTLGTCMIMLQFDLSRNVDDAARDVQAAINAAVQNLPQDLPRLPTFFKANPAAFPILTLALTSETLPPGKVYDYADTVVAQKLSQLEGVSEVDINGAEKSAVRVEVDPAALANMKLSLSDISTAIQSANVDGPKGSIQGDDRALMITATDQLFSAADWSNIVVAWRNGAPVRLKDVARVTDSVANTKLAGWFGDARGVVVQVRKKPDANTVATVDRIKAVLPQLERWMPPSIKVHVTADRTRMIRSAIADVQFTMLLTIGLVVLVIALFLRRFWATMIPSVTIPVSLLATFAIMYACDYSLDNLSLMALIVAVGFVVDDAIVMIENITRLMEAGHPPIEAAIRGSRQMGFTIVSITVSLLAALIPILFMPGIFGLFFREFGVTLSAAILMSALVSLTLTPMMCARFLSIGNLRVTEGRFGQAIERFLDGTIERYARSLGWALRHRWLMLGVTIGAAVGTVWLFGVVPKGALPTQDTGVIRGATLAPPDISFTAMSDRQRAVVSVIERDPAVESITSNIGSNGFQGLNNGSISVNLVDPSRRPRVEEIIDRLRPQLEQVAGIQTFLSPVQDFGGGPRQGNAQYQYTLHANDLTLLEQWAETMRDRLKTLPEIADVSTDQDKAGLQIDLKIDRERAARLGVTIGAIDNALYNAFGQRQVATMYGPLDQFKVVLEVDPRFQGDPRALDRIFVPGTSAAQVPLSFLVKTEPGAAPVQLNHQNASPAITISFNTKLGVTIGQAMAAIKKVEAEARFPEGVMGTFEGDARDAQDSNSSMPLLLLGAVVAVYVVLGMLYESYAHPLTILSTIPSASLGALVALIVTGTAMSIIAMIGIILLIGLVKKNAILMVDFALEAERRDGLSSEEAILRAARQRFRPITMTTLAAVFGSLPIALGHGAGSEIRQPLGITIIGGLLVSQVLTLYTTPVIYLFIDRMRSRRSRRLKAIPAPAE; encoded by the coding sequence ATGGCGATCTCGGAGCCCTTCATCCGGCGCCCGGTCGCGACGACCCTGCTCGCGATCGGCATCATGCTGCTGGGTATCGTGGCCTATCGGCAGCTGGCGGTTGCGGCCTTGCCCAACGTCGACCTGCCGATCATCCGCGTCTGGGCGACCCTGCCGGGCGCCGACCCGGAGACGGTCGCCTCCTCGCTCGCAACCCCGCTCGAACGGCAGCTCGGCACGATCTCGGGTCTCAACCAGATCACGTCGATCAACACGCTCGGCACCTGCATGATCATGCTGCAGTTCGACCTGAGCCGGAACGTCGACGACGCCGCGCGCGACGTGCAGGCGGCGATCAACGCCGCGGTCCAGAACCTGCCGCAGGACCTGCCGCGCCTGCCGACCTTCTTCAAGGCGAATCCGGCGGCCTTCCCGATCCTGACGCTGGCGCTCACCTCGGAGACGCTGCCGCCGGGCAAGGTCTACGACTATGCCGACACGGTCGTGGCGCAGAAGCTCTCGCAGCTCGAGGGCGTGTCCGAGGTCGACATCAACGGCGCCGAGAAGAGCGCCGTCCGGGTCGAGGTCGACCCGGCGGCGCTCGCCAACATGAAGCTGTCGCTCTCCGACATCTCGACCGCGATCCAGTCGGCGAACGTCGACGGGCCCAAGGGCAGCATCCAGGGCGACGATCGCGCGCTCATGATCACCGCGACGGACCAGCTGTTCTCCGCCGCCGACTGGAGCAACATCGTCGTCGCCTGGCGCAACGGCGCGCCGGTGCGCCTCAAGGACGTGGCGCGGGTCACGGACAGCGTCGCCAACACCAAGCTCGCCGGCTGGTTCGGCGACGCGCGCGGCGTCGTCGTCCAGGTGCGCAAGAAGCCGGACGCGAACACGGTCGCGACGGTCGACCGCATCAAGGCGGTCCTGCCGCAGCTCGAGCGCTGGATGCCGCCATCGATCAAGGTACATGTGACGGCCGACCGCACGCGCATGATCCGCTCGGCCATCGCCGACGTGCAGTTCACCATGCTGCTGACGATCGGGCTCGTCGTGCTGGTGATCGCGCTGTTCTTGCGCCGCTTCTGGGCGACGATGATCCCGAGCGTCACGATCCCGGTCTCACTGCTCGCGACCTTCGCGATCATGTACGCGTGCGACTACAGCCTCGACAACCTGTCGCTGATGGCGCTGATCGTGGCCGTGGGCTTCGTCGTCGACGACGCGATCGTCATGATCGAGAACATCACGCGGCTGATGGAGGCGGGCCATCCGCCGATCGAGGCTGCGATCCGCGGCTCCCGGCAGATGGGCTTCACCATCGTCTCGATCACCGTCTCGCTGCTTGCGGCCTTGATCCCGATCCTGTTCATGCCGGGCATCTTCGGCCTGTTCTTCCGCGAGTTCGGCGTCACCCTGTCGGCTGCGATCCTGATGTCGGCGCTGGTCTCGCTCACGCTCACACCCATGATGTGCGCGCGCTTCCTGTCGATCGGCAATCTCCGCGTGACCGAGGGCCGGTTCGGGCAGGCGATCGAGCGCTTCCTGGACGGGACGATCGAGCGCTACGCCCGCTCGCTCGGCTGGGCGCTCCGCCATCGCTGGCTCATGCTGGGCGTCACCATCGGTGCCGCGGTCGGCACGGTCTGGCTGTTCGGCGTCGTGCCGAAGGGCGCTTTGCCGACCCAGGATACCGGCGTCATCCGCGGTGCGACACTCGCCCCGCCCGACATCTCGTTCACCGCCATGAGCGACCGGCAGCGCGCCGTCGTCTCGGTCATCGAGCGGGATCCGGCAGTCGAGAGCATCACATCCAACATCGGCTCCAACGGCTTTCAGGGGCTCAACAACGGCAGCATCAGCGTCAACCTGGTCGACCCGAGCCGGCGGCCGAGGGTCGAGGAGATCATCGACCGGCTGCGCCCGCAGCTCGAACAGGTCGCGGGCATCCAGACCTTCCTCTCGCCCGTGCAGGATTTCGGCGGCGGCCCGCGCCAGGGCAATGCGCAGTACCAGTACACGCTGCACGCCAACGACCTGACGCTCCTGGAACAATGGGCCGAGACGATGCGCGATCGCCTCAAAACGCTGCCGGAGATCGCCGACGTCTCGACCGACCAGGACAAGGCCGGGCTCCAGATCGATCTCAAGATCGACCGCGAGCGGGCGGCGCGGTTGGGCGTCACGATCGGCGCCATCGACAATGCGCTCTACAACGCCTTCGGCCAGCGCCAAGTCGCGACCATGTATGGCCCCTTGGACCAGTTCAAGGTCGTGCTCGAGGTCGACCCTCGCTTCCAGGGCGACCCGCGCGCGCTCGACCGCATCTTCGTGCCGGGTACAAGCGCGGCGCAGGTGCCGTTGAGCTTCCTGGTCAAGACCGAGCCGGGGGCGGCACCGGTCCAGCTCAATCACCAGAACGCGAGCCCGGCCATCACCATCTCGTTCAACACCAAGCTCGGCGTCACGATCGGCCAGGCGATGGCGGCGATCAAGAAGGTCGAGGCCGAGGCGCGCTTCCCCGAAGGCGTCATGGGCACGTTCGAGGGCGACGCCCGCGACGCGCAGGATTCGAACAGTTCGATGCCGCTCCTGCTGCTGGGCGCCGTCGTCGCGGTCTATGTCGTTCTCGGCATGCTCTATGAGAGCTACGCGCACCCGCTCACGATCCTCTCGACCATCCCATCGGCGAGCCTGGGCGCACTCGTGGCGCTAATCGTGACCGGCACGGCCATGTCGATCATCGCCATGATCGGCATCATCCTGCTGATCGGCCTCGTCAAGAAGAACGCCATCCTGATGGTGGATTTCGCGCTCGAGGCGGAACGACGCGACGGGCTTTCGTCCGAAGAGGCGATCCTGCGCGCGGCGCGCCAGCGCTTCCGGCCGATCACCATGACGACGCTCGCCGCCGTGTTCGGCTCGCTGCCGATCGCACTTGGTCATGGCGCCGGCTCCGAGATCCGCCAGCCGCTCGGCATCACCATCATCGGCGGCTTGCTCGTCTCCCAGGTGCTGACGCTCTACACGACGCCGGTCATCTACCTGTTCATCGACCGAATGCGCTCGCGCCGCAGCCGCCGGCTCAAAGCCATCCCGGCGCCGGCCGAGTAA
- the flhB gene encoding flagellar biosynthesis protein FlhB yields MAEDQDSRTEDPTGKRVSQARGRGQVAMSKDATMLVILLASTVTCYSILPMTMRPVLMLMRRFIEQPERITVDVEPSFETLLSEIAAALAWALLPPFLLMITAAVVASIAQTGFIWATDKFDFNLNFLNPFNGLGKIFSMRQLVEFGKGLIKAAIVGTVAFTYVSPELAKIETLTGMEPIAMTQELMHLLLHLMIGVLLAIAAIALFDYFYQKWSTLQQLKMTKQEVKDEHKNAEGDPHIKGRMRQIRMSRARKRMMAAVPKASVVITNPTHYSVALQYEMGTAGAPKVVAKGVDFLARKIREIATEHDVPIIENPPVARALYATVEIDEEIPPEHYKAVAEIIGYVMKLKRFKRAS; encoded by the coding sequence ATGGCCGAAGACCAGGATTCGAGGACAGAAGACCCAACCGGCAAACGGGTGAGCCAAGCCCGCGGCCGCGGCCAGGTCGCCATGTCCAAGGATGCGACGATGCTCGTCATCCTACTGGCCTCGACCGTCACCTGCTATTCGATCCTGCCCATGACCATGCGCCCGGTGCTGATGCTGATGCGCCGCTTCATCGAGCAGCCGGAGCGGATCACCGTCGACGTCGAGCCGAGCTTCGAGACGCTGTTGAGCGAGATCGCGGCGGCGCTCGCCTGGGCGCTCCTCCCGCCGTTCCTGCTCATGATCACGGCGGCCGTCGTCGCAAGCATCGCCCAGACCGGCTTCATCTGGGCCACGGACAAGTTCGACTTCAACCTGAACTTCCTCAATCCGTTCAACGGTTTGGGCAAGATCTTCTCGATGCGTCAGCTGGTCGAGTTCGGCAAGGGCCTGATCAAGGCCGCGATCGTCGGCACGGTCGCCTTCACCTATGTCTCGCCTGAGCTCGCCAAGATCGAGACGCTGACCGGCATGGAGCCGATCGCGATGACGCAGGAGCTGATGCACCTCCTGCTGCACCTGATGATCGGCGTGCTGCTGGCCATCGCCGCGATCGCGCTGTTCGACTATTTCTACCAGAAGTGGTCGACCTTGCAGCAACTGAAGATGACCAAGCAGGAAGTCAAGGACGAGCATAAGAACGCCGAAGGCGACCCGCACATCAAGGGCCGCATGCGCCAGATCCGCATGAGCCGCGCGCGCAAGCGCATGATGGCGGCGGTGCCGAAGGCGTCGGTGGTCATCACCAACCCGACCCATTATTCGGTCGCCCTGCAGTACGAGATGGGCACGGCCGGGGCACCCAAGGTCGTGGCAAAAGGCGTCGATTTCCTCGCCCGCAAGATCCGCGAGATCGCGACCGAGCACGACGTGCCGATCATCGAGAACCCGCCGGTCGCGCGCGCGCTTTACGCCACGGTCGAGATCGACGAGGAGATCCCGCCCGAGCATTACAAGGCGGTCGCCGAAATCATCGGCTACGTCATGAAGTTGAAGCGCTTCAAGCGGGCATCGTAG
- the hrpB gene encoding ATP-dependent helicase HrpB codes for MADPLSALPPDLPIRAALPQLLTALAQGSNAVLQAPPGAGKTTGVPLALLGEAWLGTAKILMLEPRRLAARAAARRMAQLLGEPVGETVGYRVRLETRVTRRTRIEVITDGVFTRMIQDDPGLDGVGCVLFDEFHERRLETDLGLALCLDAQGGLRPDLRLVAMSATLDAAPVAALMGEAPVVTSEGRAFPVEIRHLPAPASGRLAEAVADAVAQALNEPGGLLVFLPGGGEIRRVQRLLDGRRLPDGTDVLPLYGDLDPAAQDRALSPAPPGRRKIVLSTSIAETSLTIDGVRQVIDAGLARQSRYDPRTGMVRLETSRVSQAGATQRTGRAGRTEPGIAWRLWPEAQHRALPARPEPEIALADLAPLALELAEWGLADESSLKLLDPPNPAAFATARRLLADLGALDEAGRLTGHGRRMAELGLTPRLAHMVLAAAEEGIGVLATAIAAALDERDIAGRDADLRARLEQIARPGGNDAARRAREIARRLARQLDVPWGAIDPAGAGAVLALAYPDRIAKRRPEAGRFRLSGGQGAFLPEADPLAAADYLAVADLDGQAPDARIWLAAPLTQAELELALGARIRTDDEVVFEPATRSVQARRRRRLGALVLGDAPLAKPAPEAITAALLDGIRQVGLATLPWTEAAETFRLRVAFVARLDEAGDWPVLDDAALLASLDDWLAPALEGKRSLGDLAGLDLLALLRDRLDWNQLQALDRLAPTHVTVPSGSRIAIDYSADDTPVLAVKLQEMFGLADTPTIAGGRVRLKLHLLSPARRPIQVTSDLGGFWAGSYKAVRADLRGRYPRHPWPENPLEALPTARAKPRGT; via the coding sequence ATGGCCGACCCGCTTTCCGCATTGCCGCCCGACCTGCCGATCCGCGCGGCGCTGCCTCAGTTGCTCACCGCCCTCGCCCAAGGCTCGAACGCCGTGCTGCAGGCGCCGCCCGGTGCCGGCAAGACGACCGGCGTCCCGCTGGCGCTGCTGGGCGAGGCCTGGCTTGGCACGGCCAAGATCCTGATGCTTGAGCCGCGCCGGCTCGCCGCGCGCGCTGCCGCCCGTCGCATGGCCCAGCTTTTGGGTGAACCGGTCGGCGAGACGGTGGGATACCGCGTGCGGCTCGAGACCCGCGTCACGCGCCGCACCCGGATCGAGGTCATCACCGACGGCGTCTTCACCCGTATGATCCAGGACGACCCGGGCCTCGATGGCGTCGGCTGCGTGCTGTTCGACGAGTTCCATGAGCGGCGGCTCGAGACCGACCTGGGCCTGGCGCTCTGCCTCGATGCGCAGGGCGGCCTCCGGCCCGATCTTCGGCTCGTCGCCATGTCGGCGACGCTCGACGCCGCGCCGGTCGCGGCCCTCATGGGCGAGGCGCCTGTCGTTACCTCCGAGGGCCGAGCCTTCCCGGTCGAGATACGGCACCTGCCGGCGCCTGCGTCCGGACGCCTCGCCGAAGCGGTCGCCGATGCGGTCGCCCAGGCGCTGAATGAGCCGGGCGGCCTACTCGTGTTCCTGCCCGGCGGCGGCGAGATCCGGCGGGTCCAGCGGCTGCTCGACGGCCGGCGTCTGCCGGACGGCACGGACGTGCTGCCGCTCTACGGCGACCTCGACCCGGCGGCGCAGGACCGGGCGCTCAGCCCCGCCCCGCCCGGCCGGCGCAAGATCGTGCTCTCGACCTCGATCGCCGAGACCAGCCTTACCATCGACGGCGTGCGTCAGGTGATCGACGCTGGTTTGGCCCGCCAGTCGCGCTACGACCCGCGCACCGGCATGGTCCGACTGGAGACGAGCCGCGTGTCGCAGGCGGGCGCCACCCAGCGCACCGGCCGCGCCGGCCGGACCGAGCCCGGTATTGCCTGGCGCCTCTGGCCCGAGGCGCAGCATCGGGCACTGCCCGCCCGGCCGGAACCGGAAATCGCGCTCGCCGACTTGGCACCGCTGGCGCTCGAGCTCGCCGAATGGGGCCTGGCCGACGAGTCGAGCCTGAAGCTCCTCGACCCGCCCAATCCGGCCGCCTTCGCGACGGCGCGACGGCTGCTCGCCGACCTGGGCGCGCTCGACGAGGCCGGGCGCCTCACCGGCCACGGCCGGCGCATGGCGGAACTGGGCCTGACGCCGCGCCTCGCCCATATGGTACTGGCCGCGGCGGAAGAGGGGATAGGCGTGCTCGCCACCGCCATCGCCGCGGCCTTGGACGAGCGCGACATCGCCGGACGCGACGCCGACCTCCGAGCCCGTCTGGAGCAGATCGCGCGGCCCGGGGGTAATGATGCGGCGCGCCGGGCGCGCGAGATCGCCCGGCGCCTTGCCCGGCAGCTCGACGTGCCCTGGGGAGCGATCGACCCGGCGGGCGCCGGCGCCGTGCTGGCCTTGGCCTATCCCGACCGGATCGCCAAGCGCCGTCCGGAGGCCGGCCGCTTCCGCCTGTCCGGCGGCCAGGGTGCCTTCCTGCCCGAGGCCGATCCGCTCGCCGCCGCCGACTATCTCGCCGTCGCCGATCTCGACGGCCAGGCACCGGACGCCCGCATCTGGCTCGCAGCACCCCTGACCCAGGCCGAATTGGAGCTGGCACTCGGCGCCCGCATCCGCACCGACGACGAGGTCGTCTTCGAGCCCGCAACCCGCTCGGTCCAGGCCCGCCGACGCCGACGCCTGGGCGCGCTCGTGCTGGGCGACGCGCCGCTCGCCAAGCCGGCCCCGGAGGCGATTACGGCGGCTCTCCTCGACGGCATCCGCCAGGTCGGGCTCGCCACCCTGCCCTGGACCGAGGCGGCCGAGACTTTCCGGCTGCGCGTGGCGTTCGTCGCGCGGCTCGACGAGGCCGGCGACTGGCCGGTGCTCGATGACGCGGCTCTTCTGGCGAGCCTCGACGACTGGCTGGCGCCGGCGCTCGAGGGCAAACGCAGCCTCGGCGACCTCGCTGGCCTCGACCTGCTGGCGCTGCTGCGCGACCGGCTCGACTGGAACCAGCTGCAGGCGCTCGATCGCCTGGCGCCCACCCATGTCACCGTGCCGTCGGGCTCGCGCATCGCCATCGACTACAGCGCCGACGACACGCCGGTGCTCGCCGTCAAGCTGCAGGAGATGTTCGGCCTGGCCGACACACCGACGATCGCCGGAGGCCGGGTGCGCCTGAAGCTGCACCTGCTCTCGCCAGCCCGCCGGCCGATCCAGGTGACGAGCGACCTGGGCGGCTTCTGGGCCGGGTCCTACAAGGCGGTGCGCGCCGACCTCCGTGGCCGTTACCCGCGCCATCCCTGGCCGGAGAACCCGCTCGAAGCACTGCCGACGGCGCGGGCGAAGCCGAGGGGGACGTAA
- the pseB gene encoding UDP-N-acetylglucosamine 4,6-dehydratase (inverting) — protein sequence MSAASDPYRQFDNKSVMVTGGTGTFGKRFIKTLLARSKVRRVAIYSRDEFKQYEMQQELKEYSPFLRFFIGDVRDSQRLRLAARETDVIVHTAALKQVPAAEYNPFECIRTNILGAENVVHAALDNGVEKVLALSTDKAANPINLYGATKLASDKIFVAANNLSGSIGTRFSVVRYGNVVGSRGSVIPFFMRLIAEGADHLPVTDRRMTRFWITLQQGVDFVASSIAMMHGGEIFVPKIPSMRITDLAACLAPHLPLREIGIRPGEKLHEVMVTDDDSRMTLQLPDRFVIEPAFSFWQRETYLKSGAKSVAEGFRYASDTNEDWLDGGRLKELMAETIG from the coding sequence ATGTCGGCAGCGTCCGATCCATATCGCCAGTTCGACAACAAGTCGGTGATGGTTACCGGCGGCACGGGTACCTTCGGCAAACGCTTCATCAAGACCCTTCTGGCACGCTCGAAGGTGCGGCGCGTCGCGATCTACTCGCGCGACGAGTTCAAGCAGTATGAGATGCAGCAGGAGCTGAAGGAGTACAGCCCCTTCCTGCGCTTCTTCATCGGCGACGTCCGCGACAGCCAGCGCCTGCGGCTCGCCGCCCGCGAGACCGACGTCATCGTACATACGGCGGCGCTGAAGCAGGTGCCGGCAGCGGAATACAACCCGTTCGAATGCATCCGCACGAACATCCTCGGCGCCGAGAACGTGGTCCACGCCGCGCTCGACAATGGCGTCGAGAAGGTGCTGGCGCTCTCGACCGACAAGGCCGCCAACCCGATCAATCTCTACGGCGCCACCAAGCTCGCCTCCGACAAGATCTTCGTCGCGGCCAACAACCTCTCGGGCTCGATCGGCACGCGGTTCTCGGTCGTGCGCTACGGCAACGTGGTGGGCTCGCGCGGCAGCGTCATCCCGTTCTTCATGCGCCTCATCGCCGAGGGTGCCGATCACCTGCCGGTCACCGACCGGCGCATGACGCGCTTCTGGATCACACTGCAGCAGGGCGTCGATTTCGTCGCCTCGTCGATTGCCATGATGCACGGCGGGGAGATCTTCGTGCCCAAGATCCCGAGCATGCGCATCACCGACCTCGCCGCCTGCCTGGCGCCGCACCTGCCGCTCAGGGAGATCGGCATCCGGCCGGGCGAGAAGCTGCACGAGGTGATGGTGACGGACGACGATTCGCGCATGACGCTGCAACTGCCCGATCGCTTCGTCATCGAGCCGGCCTTCAGTTTCTGGCAGCGCGAGACCTATCTGAAATCCGGCGCCAAGTCGGTCGCGGAAGGCTTCCGCTACGCCTCCGACACCAACGAGGACTGGCTCGACGGCGGGCGGCTCAAAGAGCTGATGGCGGAGACGATCGGATGA
- a CDS encoding flagellar biosynthesis regulator FlaF: MKTGYAKQQTMALEHASPEQTLAWGLTTAARKLADVMAPGTPRETMLDAVRINWRLWTIIQAEQADPDCQTPRGIREGLLNLSNFVDKRSVDLLASPTAEKIEVLININRNIAAGLLGTDLTPEQRAERDRQAAAASAGA, from the coding sequence ATGAAGACCGGATACGCGAAGCAGCAGACGATGGCGTTGGAACATGCCAGCCCGGAGCAGACGCTGGCCTGGGGCCTGACCACGGCCGCACGCAAGCTGGCCGACGTCATGGCGCCCGGCACGCCACGCGAAACCATGCTGGACGCGGTTCGCATCAATTGGCGCCTGTGGACGATCATTCAGGCCGAACAGGCCGACCCGGACTGCCAGACGCCGCGCGGCATCCGCGAGGGCCTGCTCAACCTGTCGAACTTCGTCGACAAGCGATCGGTCGACCTGCTGGCGTCGCCGACGGCCGAGAAGATCGAGGTCCTGATCAACATCAACCGCAATATCGCGGCCGGGCTGCTCGGCACCGACCTCACTCCCGAACAGCGCGCCGAGCGCGATCGGCAGGCGGCAGCGGCCAGCGCCGGAGCTTGA
- a CDS encoding formyltransferase family protein: MPRRLLLLTGEFEAGVLVPFLTRHGPDVQVQAIHFGGELEAAVLAGIEGTRLVAFCTSVIVPAPLLALLPGPSYNVHPGPPSFPGRHPECWGSYRGARRFGATLHEMVSRVDEGPIVDVQWFDMPEGGSQMDYGMRAYQAAIQLLIRWAPWLASNERPLPRSTDHWSGTKTRRADIDAMCRVTPDIDREEFERRRRAFAEQPGSRMSVVLHGREFLYEVPPEVPKPAGADATETGPTAMA; encoded by the coding sequence ATGCCCCGGCGTCTCCTGCTGCTGACCGGTGAATTCGAGGCCGGTGTCCTTGTTCCCTTCCTCACGCGCCATGGGCCGGACGTGCAGGTCCAGGCCATCCATTTCGGCGGCGAACTCGAGGCTGCAGTGCTCGCCGGCATTGAGGGCACGCGCCTCGTCGCCTTCTGCACGAGCGTCATCGTGCCGGCGCCGCTTCTGGCACTCCTGCCCGGCCCGTCCTACAACGTCCATCCCGGCCCGCCGAGCTTCCCCGGCCGGCATCCGGAATGCTGGGGCTCCTATCGGGGGGCGCGGCGCTTCGGCGCGACGCTGCATGAGATGGTGTCGCGGGTCGACGAAGGGCCGATCGTCGACGTGCAATGGTTCGACATGCCTGAGGGCGGCAGCCAGATGGACTATGGCATGCGCGCCTATCAGGCAGCGATCCAGCTCTTGATCCGCTGGGCGCCGTGGCTCGCCAGTAACGAGCGGCCGCTGCCGCGGTCGACGGACCATTGGAGCGGGACCAAGACACGGCGCGCCGATATCGACGCCATGTGCCGGGTGACGCCGGATATCGACCGTGAGGAGTTCGAGCGTCGGCGCCGGGCGTTCGCCGAACAACCGGGCAGCCGCATGAGCGTCGTGCTGCACGGCCGGGAATTCCTCTATGAGGTGCCGCCCGAAGTGCCGAAGCCGGCTGGGGCGGACGCAACCGAAACAGGCCCGACCGCGATGGCGTGA